In one window of Vulpes vulpes isolate BD-2025 chromosome 1, VulVul3, whole genome shotgun sequence DNA:
- the MRPL18 gene encoding large ribosomal subunit protein uL18m isoform X2 has translation MALRSRFWECLSVCRNPGNSHFPQTTPRGLHRCGVAALSTGAKPAAKPEVDPAENAAVAPEFTNRNPRNLELLGVARKERGWGTTWPSREFWHRLRVIKTQHHVEALVEHLNGKMKRLQNAMTEGGVVLQEPRRIYE, from the exons ATGGCGCTCCGCTCGCGGTTCTGGGAGTGCCTGTCGGTTTGCAGAAACCCCGGGAATTCCCATTTCCCTCAGACGACTCCCCGGGGGCTACACA GGTGTGGGGTCGCAGCGCTGTCAACGGGTGCCAAGCCGGCGGCGAAGCCTGAAGTGGACCCTGCGGAAAACGCAGCTGTCGCCCCAGAGTTCACCAACCGGAACCCCCGCAATCTGGAGCTCCTAGGTGTGGCCAGGAAAGAGCGGGGTTGGGGGACAACCTGGCCCTCCCGGGAGTTCTGGCACAG GTTGCGAGTTATAAAGACTCAGCATCACGTAGAAGCACTCGTTGAGCATCTCAACGGCAAG ATGAAACGACTACAGAATGCCATGACAGAAGGCGGTGTGGTGCTGCAGGAGCCTCGGAGAATCTATGAATGA
- the PNLDC1 gene encoding poly(A)-specific ribonuclease PNLDC1 isoform X2: MDVGADEFEQSLPLLQELVLGADFVGLDIEFTGLRSNLSRPQQISLFDLPSEWYLKTRHSVQQFTICQIGLSVFSSIEGESNKYVAHSCNFFLFPTTFGILDSEFSFQASSVQFLNQYGFDYNKFLKNGIPYMNEEQEKKIKHNILTGNWRVRSSLDKDQIKVVIDEVTRWLDLAEEGDWMTLPGIAGFQAFEVQLVLRQALPDIWTVLRDQGIIVKKVSKQHRWYLENTSCDRESCWKEKILLSARGFSVFFQMLVKAQKPLVGHNMMMDLLHLHEKFFRPLPESYDQFKLNIHNLFPILIDTKNVTKDIWKELNFPRVSNLSEVYEVLNSDLNPTKNSGPVVIHASKCEKYVETKYPHEAAYDAFLCGSVLLKVAHLLLWRVHSAGPVPEPSFSLYLDVLAPYVNQVNLIRAGVPKINFSGPDCPSIRPPILLLRVRRWPGVSEQQVYLLGAS, from the exons ATGGACGTGGGCGCCGACGAGTTCGAGCAGAGCCTCCCTCTGCTGCAGGAGCTGGTCCTGGGCGCTGACTTCGTGG GTCTGGACATCGAGTTCACGGGCCTTCGCTCCAACCTGTCCCGGCCCCAGCAGATCAG TCTTTTTGACTTGCCCTCGGAGTGGTATCTGAAGACCCGCCACAGTGTTCAGCAGTTCACCATCTGTCAGATTG GATTGTCCGTGTTTTCCAGTATTGAAGGAGAGTCAAACAA gtATGTAGCCCATTCATgtaacttctttctcttccctacgACATTTGGGATTTTGGATTCCGAATTCTCTTTCCAGGCTTCTAGTGTTCAGTTTCTGAATCAGTATGGCTTCGACTATAACAAG TTTCTCAAAAATGGGATCCCCTATATGAATGAAGAGCAGGAGAAGAAAATCAAACACAACATCCTGACTGGGAACTGGAGAGTTCGCAg TTCTCTGGATAAAGACCAGATCAAGGTGGTGATTGATGAGGTGACACGGTGGCTGGATTTGGCTGAGGAGGGCGACTGGATGACTCTCCCCGGTATCGCTG GCTTCCAGGCCTTTGAGGTCCAGTTGGTGCTGAGGCAGGCCCTCCCTGACATCTGGACGGTCCTGAGAGACCAGGGG ATAATAGTAAAAAAAGTGAGTAAACAACATCGCTGGTATCTTGAGAACACCTCCTGTGATCGAGAGAGCTGTTGGAAGGAGAAGATTCTTCTCTCTGCGAGGGGCTTCTCGGTGTTTTTCCAGATGCTGGTGAAAGCCCAGAAG CCCCTAGTGGGCCACAACATGATGATGGACCTGCTGCATCTCCACGAGAAGTTCTTCAGGCCGCTCCCAG AAAGCTATGATCAATTTAAGTTGAATATCCACAACCTATTTCCCATTCTCATTGACACCAAGAATGTGACCAAGGACATCTGGAAG GAACTGAATTTTCCAAGAGTTTCAAACCTTTCAGAAGTTTATGAAGTCCTAAACAg TGACTTGAATCCTACCAAAAATTCTGGGCCAGTGGTTATTCATGCAAGCAAGTGTGAAAAATACG tTGAGACCAAGTACCCCCACGAGGCCGCCTATGATGCCTTCCTCTGTGGATCAG ttCTTCTGAAAGTGGCACACTTGCTCCTATGGAGAGTACACAG TGCCGGTCCCGTGCCTGAgccctccttttctctctacctTGACGTGCTGGCTCCCTATGTGAACCAGGTGAATCTTATCCGAGCTGGGGTCCCTAAGATT AACTTTTCTGGTCCAGATTGCCCCAGTATCCGgcctcccatcctcctcctgcGTGTCCGTAGGTGGCCTGGGGTCAGCGAGCAGCAAGTCTATC TGCTCGGAGCATCCTGA
- the MRPL18 gene encoding large ribosomal subunit protein uL18m isoform X1, whose amino-acid sequence MALRSRFWECLSVCRNPGNSHFPQTTPRGLHRCGVAALSTGAKPAAKPEVDPAENAAVAPEFTNRNPRNLELLGVARKERGWGTTWPSREFWHRLRVIKTQHHVEALVEHLNGKVVVSASTREWAIKKHLYSTRNVVACESIGRVLAERCLEAGINFMVYQPTPWEAASDSMKRLQNAMTEGGVVLQEPRRIYE is encoded by the exons ATGGCGCTCCGCTCGCGGTTCTGGGAGTGCCTGTCGGTTTGCAGAAACCCCGGGAATTCCCATTTCCCTCAGACGACTCCCCGGGGGCTACACA GGTGTGGGGTCGCAGCGCTGTCAACGGGTGCCAAGCCGGCGGCGAAGCCTGAAGTGGACCCTGCGGAAAACGCAGCTGTCGCCCCAGAGTTCACCAACCGGAACCCCCGCAATCTGGAGCTCCTAGGTGTGGCCAGGAAAGAGCGGGGTTGGGGGACAACCTGGCCCTCCCGGGAGTTCTGGCACAG GTTGCGAGTTATAAAGACTCAGCATCACGTAGAAGCACTCGTTGAGCATCTCAACGGCAAGGTTGTGGTTTCAGCATCTACTCGGGAATGGGCTATTAAAAAGCACCTTTATAGCACCAGAAATGTGGTGGCCTGTGAGAGTATAGGACGAGTGCTGGCAGAGCGATGCTTAGAGGCAGGGATCAACTTCATGGTCTACCAACCCACTCCTTGGGAGGCAGCCTCAGACTCG ATGAAACGACTACAGAATGCCATGACAGAAGGCGGTGTGGTGCTGCAGGAGCCTCGGAGAATCTATGAATGA
- the PNLDC1 gene encoding poly(A)-specific ribonuclease PNLDC1 isoform X1, with protein MDVGADEFEQSLPLLQELVLGADFVGLDIEFTGLRSNLSRPQQISLFDLPSEWYLKTRHSVQQFTICQIGLSVFSSIEGESNKYVAHSCNFFLFPTTFGILDSEFSFQASSVQFLNQYGFDYNKFLKNGIPYMNEEQEKKIKHNILTGNWRVRSSLDKDQIKVVIDEVTRWLDLAEEGDWMTLPGIAGFQAFEVQLVLRQALPDIWTVLRDQGIIVKKVSKQHRWYLENTSCDRESCWKEKILLSARGFSVFFQMLVKAQKPLVGHNMMMDLLHLHEKFFRPLPESYDQFKLNIHNLFPILIDTKNVTKDIWKELNFPRVSNLSEVYEVLNSDLNPTKNSGPVVIHASKCEKYVETKYPHEAAYDAFLCGSVLLKVAHLLLWRVHSAGPVPEPSFSLYLDVLAPYVNQVNLIRAGVPKINFSGPDCPSIRPPILLLRVRRWPGVSEQQVYREFQNVCKFDVRRLSRSQFLLLTNKFKDARSILKEYRGHPTLQVSLYRYWRHSPNINCLLQVCGVVTTWALLALLLGRPGP; from the exons ATGGACGTGGGCGCCGACGAGTTCGAGCAGAGCCTCCCTCTGCTGCAGGAGCTGGTCCTGGGCGCTGACTTCGTGG GTCTGGACATCGAGTTCACGGGCCTTCGCTCCAACCTGTCCCGGCCCCAGCAGATCAG TCTTTTTGACTTGCCCTCGGAGTGGTATCTGAAGACCCGCCACAGTGTTCAGCAGTTCACCATCTGTCAGATTG GATTGTCCGTGTTTTCCAGTATTGAAGGAGAGTCAAACAA gtATGTAGCCCATTCATgtaacttctttctcttccctacgACATTTGGGATTTTGGATTCCGAATTCTCTTTCCAGGCTTCTAGTGTTCAGTTTCTGAATCAGTATGGCTTCGACTATAACAAG TTTCTCAAAAATGGGATCCCCTATATGAATGAAGAGCAGGAGAAGAAAATCAAACACAACATCCTGACTGGGAACTGGAGAGTTCGCAg TTCTCTGGATAAAGACCAGATCAAGGTGGTGATTGATGAGGTGACACGGTGGCTGGATTTGGCTGAGGAGGGCGACTGGATGACTCTCCCCGGTATCGCTG GCTTCCAGGCCTTTGAGGTCCAGTTGGTGCTGAGGCAGGCCCTCCCTGACATCTGGACGGTCCTGAGAGACCAGGGG ATAATAGTAAAAAAAGTGAGTAAACAACATCGCTGGTATCTTGAGAACACCTCCTGTGATCGAGAGAGCTGTTGGAAGGAGAAGATTCTTCTCTCTGCGAGGGGCTTCTCGGTGTTTTTCCAGATGCTGGTGAAAGCCCAGAAG CCCCTAGTGGGCCACAACATGATGATGGACCTGCTGCATCTCCACGAGAAGTTCTTCAGGCCGCTCCCAG AAAGCTATGATCAATTTAAGTTGAATATCCACAACCTATTTCCCATTCTCATTGACACCAAGAATGTGACCAAGGACATCTGGAAG GAACTGAATTTTCCAAGAGTTTCAAACCTTTCAGAAGTTTATGAAGTCCTAAACAg TGACTTGAATCCTACCAAAAATTCTGGGCCAGTGGTTATTCATGCAAGCAAGTGTGAAAAATACG tTGAGACCAAGTACCCCCACGAGGCCGCCTATGATGCCTTCCTCTGTGGATCAG ttCTTCTGAAAGTGGCACACTTGCTCCTATGGAGAGTACACAG TGCCGGTCCCGTGCCTGAgccctccttttctctctacctTGACGTGCTGGCTCCCTATGTGAACCAGGTGAATCTTATCCGAGCTGGGGTCCCTAAGATT AACTTTTCTGGTCCAGATTGCCCCAGTATCCGgcctcccatcctcctcctgcGTGTCCGTAGGTGGCCTGGGGTCAGCGAGCAGCAAGTCTATCGTGAGTTTCAGAATGTCTGCAAGTTTGATGTGCGGCGCCTCTCACGGAGCCAGTTCCTGCTCTTGACCAATAAGTTTAAGGA TGCTCGGAGCATCCTGAAGGAGTACAGGGGCCACCCCACCCTGCAGGTCTCCCTGTACCGATACTGGAGACACTCCCCGAACATCAACTGCTTGTTACA GGTCTGCGGTGTGGTCACTACCTGGGCTCTCCTGGCGCTTCTCCTCGGAAGACCTGGCCCCTGa